The genome window CCAGCGGGATCCCGTATTTGTAGCCAAAAGACATAACTGTAATGCTGAGCCGGGCCCCTTCCTCTTCCGGCTGGAAGGCCCGGAAAATTTCTTCTTTAAGTTCAGCTGGCTTCAGACTTGAGGTATCGATAATGCGATGGGCCCGGCCCCTTAGTTCTTCCAGCTTGGCCCGCTCCCGCCTGATGCCATCCAGCACTGTCCCCCCGCCAGCCAGAGGATGGCGCCTTCTGGTTTCCTTAAAGCGGCGGACCAGCACCTCATCAGCCGCCTCCAGGAACAGAATGCGGTAATCTACTTTCTGTTGTTGCAGATAATCCAGGGCTTCCTGCATCTGGTCAAAAAACCGGCCGCCCCGCATATCCATTACCAGGGCATAGCGATAAGGCTGGCCTTTGACCTGCCGGGTCAATTCCACAAATTTGCTGACCAGGGCCGGAGGCAAATTGTCCACCACGAAAAAGCCCATGTCTTCAAAAGCCCTCACCGCCGTACTTTTGCCGGCCCCGGAAAGGCCGGTGATGATAATCAGACTGATATCCTTCATTCCCTTCACCCTTTCCGCTAACTAACTTCGCTTTCCATCCGGCTTATTCCTGCCAGCAATTGCGGATTCTTTCCTCCGGCACTCCGGCTTTCTGCAACAGTTCAATTCCATCGGTCAGCCTCCCTACCGTGGCGGGAAAATGGGCATCACTGTTTACGACAAATTCAACCCCGGTAAGCACCAGTTCCCTGATATCCTCCACCTTCTGGTAATGATGTCCGGTATTGATTTCATAAGCAACTCCCTGTTCAGCACAGCAAAGGGCTATTTCCCGCCGATCCAGGGGCATGCCCAGATCAGGGTGAGAGAGAATATCCACCGGGTATTGATGCAGTGCTTCCTTGACCGTTTTGGTGTTGTCGGTCCGGATTTTTTCCTTGTATCCCCGGGAAAGACGGGCCAGCTGGTTAGCGATGACCCAGCCCGCTCCATCAGTATCAGCAGGCCAGACATAGGGATGTAGCCCGACAATCAGCAAATCCAGCTCTTTTATTACTTCTTCCGGCAGGTCGATTGTTCCTGCCGGATTGATAATATCCGCTTCTGCTCCCACCTTGATTTCCAGTTCAGGAAAAGCAGGGGCCAGGTCAGCAATTTCCTTTTTTATGTCCAGGTAGGTTTGCCCGTTTTCAACCCCAACCCCGATATTAGCCGGTCCGTGATCGGTGATAGCAATGGAAGCCAGCCCCCGCTGTCGGGCCGCCTCCAGATTTTCCCGTACCGTACCTCGACCATCACTGTACCGGGTATGAGTGTGCCAGTCCGCCCACTTAGCCATCAAAATCACCTCCGGCAAACAGTGTATCCGCCGGAACAAAAAAATAACCGGCCTACCAGCCGGATTAGTAACCATATTCCCTGAGATACTGAACGATCAGCTTGTCCAATTCACGGGAAAGGGCATAGACATCAGCAGCTAAAAAGTTCTGACCATTTCGGGCCAGTATCTCTGCCAGTTGCCGTTGCTGTCGGCTGATCGCTGACAGCAGTTCCTCCTTGGACACCGTTATCACCCCACCTGATTATTCCTGTCTCTGTGAAAAGAAAGTTGTTACAAACAAAAAATCACAAGTAAAAGTATACGGGTAGTTCCTGTATTTGTCAAGGAAAAATTATCTTTTATCCCCAAACAATGCTGCCGCCCCATAAATGCCGGCATCATTGCCCAGGGTCGCAGCTTTGATTTTCACCCTCTGCGCCGGCACAGCCAGTGCCAGGCGGGCCACTTTTTCCCGCAGGGGAGCAAGCAGCTGCTCCCCTGCCTTAACTACACCCCCGCCGATTAGAACCAGATCTGGGTTAAAGATATTGACCAGGCTGGCTACTCCAACTGCCAGGTAAGAAATATATCGATCCACTACTTCTATTGCCCTGGGGTCAGCTGCCGTAGCCAGTTGCATCACTTCCCGGGCCTCCTTGACCGGCAAGCCAGCCTCCCGGCCCAGCCGCAGCAGAGCCGTGGCTGAAGCCAGAGTCTCCAGAC of Carboxydocella sporoproducens DSM 16521 contains these proteins:
- the rapZ gene encoding RNase adapter RapZ, which translates into the protein MKDISLIIITGLSGAGKSTAVRAFEDMGFFVVDNLPPALVSKFVELTRQVKGQPYRYALVMDMRGGRFFDQMQEALDYLQQQKVDYRILFLEAADEVLVRRFKETRRRHPLAGGGTVLDGIRRERAKLEELRGRAHRIIDTSSLKPAELKEEIFRAFQPEEEGARLSITVMSFGYKYGIPLDADLVIDVRFLPNPFYIKELRPLTGNDPEVQEYVVSREETKKFLDKFLDLITFLIPEYIKEGKTSLTIAIGCTGGQHRSVTLTNRLAELLADRGDKSYRVEVRHRDIQREKGREI
- a CDS encoding PHP domain-containing protein, which produces MAKWADWHTHTRYSDGRGTVRENLEAARQRGLASIAITDHGPANIGVGVENGQTYLDIKKEIADLAPAFPELEIKVGAEADIINPAGTIDLPEEVIKELDLLIVGLHPYVWPADTDGAGWVIANQLARLSRGYKEKIRTDNTKTVKEALHQYPVDILSHPDLGMPLDRREIALCCAEQGVAYEINTGHHYQKVEDIRELVLTGVEFVVNSDAHFPATVGRLTDGIELLQKAGVPEERIRNCWQE
- a CDS encoding aspartyl-phosphate phosphatase Spo0E family protein, with protein sequence MSKEELLSAISRQQRQLAEILARNGQNFLAADVYALSRELDKLIVQYLREYGY